The Helicoverpa zea isolate HzStark_Cry1AcR chromosome 2, ilHelZeax1.1, whole genome shotgun sequence DNA window CACGCGCACACGTATTCTCCTCAGAATGGCCGCCGCCCACACGCACCCGGCCCCCGCGCCCTCAGACCGTCGCTCAGAGGGCCGTGCCGGTTCCCGCCGTATCTTCCCACCACAATTTAAGCTGCAAGTTCTCGAAGCGTACAGACGAGACGCTCAATGTCGCGGAAATCAACGCGCTACAGCCAGAAAATTTGGAATACATCGTCGTCAGATCCAAAAGTGGCTCCAAGCGGAACCTGCACTCCGAGCCGCTCTCCTGAGGCGAGCACCACAGCCAGCGCCGTCACCCCCGCCTTATGCAGTTGGATCTCCTGAGAGTGCACGGCTGCCGACACCTCCACCAGTGACAGTACCCACACCGGTACAAGTACCCACGCCGCTACCAGCACCAGTGCCCGTCCCTACGCCTATGCAAGTTGCCGAGCCAATAGATCTATCAGTACGTCGACCCACACCACCACCTGCGCCTCAACCAGCTTATGTGCCACCTACAGCACCGAGTCCACCACGCAAGCCTTTTAAATTATTCCGGCCGTATCTCCTCGAAGACGAAGAAGAAAAACGGCCATCACTGGCGTCGCTACCTGTATCTAACGGCATACATGTGTCAGCGTTCGTGCCGGTGCAGAGTGCGGCAGGCTGCGCGCTTGCTGCGTGCTCTGCCCCGCGTTGGTGCTCGCCAGTTCCCTCCTTCCCGGCTCCGCTCAGATGAGAGTATGCCGTCGGAGCCCTGCTCCGCAACTCCTGTGATCTAGTCGCCGACGCCCGCCTGGCGCCGCCTGGGGCGTAGCCCTCTATCATCGTGCCTTAATGTTCACGCCGCCATAGTGCATTATGCCGTCATCACCCGATGACAGATATTTTGTGTATAAAGTTTaagattgtatttttatatgtggGGTTTATGAagcttacctacatttataaagaataaatatataacttctattattatta harbors:
- the LOC124643680 gene encoding proline-rich protein 36-like; the protein is MCIRDSRRTLTHVGQAAARHQHPRRGERAATVSSAPSTATRTRILLRMAAAHTHPAPAPSDRRSEGRAGSRRIFPPQFKLQVLEAYRRDAQCRGNQRATARKFGIHRRQIQKWLQAEPALRAALLRRAPQPAPSPPPYAVGSPESARLPTPPPVTVPTPVQVPTPLPAPVPVPTPMQVAEPIDLSVRRPTPPPAPQPAYVPPTAPSPPRKPFKLFRPYLLEDEEEKRPSLASLPVSNGIHVSAFVPVQSAAGCALAACSAPRWCSPVPSFPAPLR